From the Montipora capricornis isolate CH-2021 chromosome 2, ASM3666992v2, whole genome shotgun sequence genome, one window contains:
- the LOC138025903 gene encoding carboxyl-terminal PDZ ligand of neuronal nitric oxide synthase protein-like, producing the protein MPGKLRRNDYDLVEEAYDSKSPVHNEDAFEHGITFKVKYIGTKDIHKPNSRAEIVTSMRRIRYEQKLYGCKKEKTELTVAVTGIKVVRKETGKRNWITQNKKKRSYEDAEVMHYPINRIFYVSHDSQDLQIFSFISKEDDVFKCSVFKADTKADAIHVVRTVGQAFEVCHRIALSQATQKKDTAEAEKEKAELEDPVKDGDAPMETEGIQVSPSRKMDLLSDKMDKQPDPSIAPLTIQQLRHIYQQQLDHQRQETQALQVQVTRLTQELENERASRQVLQNQVDQILKQNKDLITTVSQLVDQVQSLQHQRRGHGDSGVSLSLDMDGNKVLSGLGQHSQASSSVNSSPYKEGVLSAADLTKHHILGEPVFPHIPPPAVTPSPVMSHRSEIDPLDGSLSSLQSSSTKVASAESFHRNSTLPEGSPLPPLVDLSSSDLEVAASRHEPFPQQFLQFVFDSSDPARANSASSTSLTQQNGVQLVGTLTANTSLLQTNSATSTILNGMH; encoded by the exons ATGCCAGGGAAGTTGCGAAGGAACGACTATGACCTTGTGGAAGAAGCGTACGACAGCAAATCGCCCGTACACAACGAAGATGCCTTCGAACATGGAATAACGTTTAAGGTTAAG TATATCGGAACGAAGGACATACACAAACCGAACAGTAGAGCTGAAATTGTCACTTCTATGCGGCGCATACGA taTGAGCAAAAGTTGTATGGATGCAAGAAGGAAAAAACAGAATTAACCGTTGCTGTGACAGGAATAAAAGTTGTGCGCAAGGAAACTGGGAAGCGTAATTGGATAACACAAAAT aaaaaaaaacgaagctATGAAGATGCAGAAGTGATGCATTATCCAATAAATAG AATCTTTTATGTGTCACATGATTCCCAGGATTTGcaaatttttagttttatttcaaAAGAGGATGACGTTTTTAAATGCAGTGTTTTCAAGGCTGATACTAAG GCTGATGCAATTCATGTAGTGAGAACCGTGGGTCAGGCATTTGAGGTTTGTCATCGGATAGCATTAAGTCAAGCTACTCAAAAGAAAGACACTGCTGAGGCTGAGAAAGAAAAAGCAG AACTTGAAGATCCAGTAAAAGATGGTGATGCTCCAATGGAGACAGAAGGGATCCAGGTATCTCCCAGTAGGAAG ATGGATTTGTTATCAGACAAGATGGATAAGCAACCTGATCCTAGCATTGCACCCTTAACAATTCAACAGCTGCGCCACATTTACCAACAACAGCTCGATCACCAACGGCAAGAAACTCAGGCTTTACAAGTGCAAGTTACACGTCTAACacaggaacttgaaaatgagagAGCCTCACGACAAGTTCTTCAG AATCAAGTGGATCAAATTCTAAAGCAAAACAAAGACTTGATAACCACAGTAAGCCAGCTAGTCGATCAAGTTCAATCACTCCAGCACCAAAGGCGTGGACATGGTGATTCAGGAGTCAGTTTAAGCCTTGATATGGATGGCAACAAAGTCTTGTCAGGACTAGGCCAACATTCACAAGCATCATCGTCTGTAAATTCCTCTCCTTATAAGGAAGGAGTCCTCTCAGCTGCTGATTTGACAAAGCATCACATTCTTGGTGAACCAGTGTTTCCCCACATTCCTCCTCCAGCTGTTACACCTAGTCCAGTCATGTCGCATCGAAGTGAAATTGATCCTCTTGATGGGAGTCTTTCCTCTCTGCAATCCAGCAGCACTAAAGTTGCAAGTGCAGAATCATTTCATCGTAACAGCACACTACCAGAAGGAAGCCCACTGCCTCCCCTTGTAGATTTGAGCTCTTCTGATCTTGAAGTGGCAGCTTCAAGACATGAACCCTTTCCACAACAGTTCCTTCAATTTGTCTTTGATAGCTCAGATCCAGCTAGAGCAAACTCAGCCAGCAGCACTAGCTTGACTCAACAGAATGGAGTTCAACTTGTTGGTACACTAACAGCAAATACTTCTTTGCTACAAACAAACAGTGCCACGTCTACTATTTTAAATGGTATGCATTGA